From Aedes albopictus strain Foshan chromosome 1, AalbF5, whole genome shotgun sequence, one genomic window encodes:
- the LOC109401913 gene encoding succinate dehydrogenase [ubiquinone] cytochrome b small subunit, mitochondrial, with the protein MALHFVLRSSCRNSAPVFVSLLNAGKAPAVARSLNSASKSLLLPKPAPSLALASLRQFTASPVRRAAATGNHVTLWNAERALSVALLGILPVGLMFPSQAGDALMAVSIVMHQYWGLEAIVTDYVRPILFGAAVPKICHGLLLVISAATLGGLFYFIHNDIGIANTIRKIWSTKPKA; encoded by the exons ATGGCTCTCCACTTTGTGCTGCGGTCGTCCTGCAGGAACTCCG CTCCCGTGTTCGTGTCGCTGCTGAACGCCGGCAAGGCGCCAGCCGTCGCCCGCTCGCTGAACTCCGCCTCCAAGTCGCTGCTGCTGCCAAAACCGGCCCCATCGCTGGCCCTGGCCAGCCTTCGGCAGTTCACCGCCAGTCCGGTTCGTCGGGCTGCCGCCACCGGAAACCATGTCACACTGTGGAATGCGGAACGGGCGCTGTCCGTGGCACTGCTCGGAATCCTCCCGGTGGGCTTGATGTTCCCCTCGCAAGCCGGTGACGCTCTGATGGCCGTCAGCATCGTCATGCATCAGTATTG GGGCCTGGAAGCCATCGTCACCGATTACGTGCGCCCGATCCTGTTCGGAGCGGCCGTCCCGAAGATCTGCCACGGTCTGCTGCTGGTCATTTCCGCTGCCACCCTCGGAGGACTGTTCTACTTCATCCACAATGACATCGGTATCGCCAACACTATCAGGAAGATCTGGTCCACGAAGCCAAAGGCGTAA
- the LOC109401912 gene encoding phosphatidylglycerophosphatase and protein-tyrosine phosphatase 1 isoform X2, whose amino-acid sequence MTTAMFARVTFYPTLFYNVFMEKVTKRNWYDRIDENMILGALPFRAIAPEMIKQENIKAVVSMNEDYELWAFSNNKERWSKLGVEFLQLATTDIFEAPCQDKLWSGVQFINRFLPKEKRMQALADVAEEFKEDRVGTVYVHCKAGRTRSATLVGCYLMMRNGWSPERAVQHMRECRPHVLLGSKQWEAMRIFYSTRLGTEPGQKPSTTSHQ is encoded by the exons AACGTGTTCATGGAGAAAGTGACCAAGAGGAATTGGTATGATCGGATAGACGAGAACATGATTCTGGGAGCGCTTCCGTTCCGTGCGATCGCACCGGAGATGATCAAGCAGGAGAACATCAAAGCCGTCGTCTCGATGAACGAAGACTACGAGCTGTGGGCGTTCTCCAACAACAAGGAACGGTGGTCCAAGCTGGGTGTTGAGTTCCTCCAGCTGGCCACGACCGACATCTTCGAGGCCCCCTGCCAGGACAAGCTGTGGAGTGGCGTGCAGTTCATCAATCGGTTTCTGCCGAAGGAGAAACGGATGCAGGCGCTGGCGGATGTGGCCGAGGAGTTCAAGGAGGACCGTGTGGGAACAGTTTATGTTCACTGTAAGGCCGGCCGGACGAGAAGTGCCACTCTGGTGGGCTGTTATCTGATGATG CGCAACGGATGGAGCCCGGAACGGGCGGTGCAGCATATGCGCGAATGCCGACCGCACGTGCTACTCGGTAGCAaacagtgggaagcgatgcggaTATTCTACAGCACTCGACTCGGCACGGAACCAGGTCAAAAGCCATCGACGACATCACATCAATAG